Below is a genomic region from Jiangella gansuensis DSM 44835.
CTTCAAACCGGCTGCCCAGTTCTATGTTGTCGCACGAAGATGGGACGATGCCAAGCAGTGTTGGCACATCGCGGTACGTGAGGTGAAGTCGTGAGCTTCGACTGGGACGAGTTCGAGAAGATGACCGACGAAGAGCAGGCGGCGTACATGGAACGCGTCCGGGACGCTGCCTTGAAGGAGGCCGAAGGCAAGACGTTCGCGCCTGGAGACCTGGGCCTGGAGAAGGCGGCCTACGACGAAGCACCGAGGAGCGTCGGCAGGATGATGCCCGACGGCACTATCCACTACTACACCGACGAGGAAAAGCGCGCGCGAGCGGAGAAGGCCAAGCGCAAGGTAGAGGCAGAGAAGCGCGCCAAGGCCGAGTCGGCTCGTCCGGACCCAGAGGACGAGGGGAACCCGCCAGGATGACCGAGTCGCCGCTCGCAGGGCTGCTCACTGCGTTGGAGAAGCTGCCGCCCGCGCCCGGGCTCACCTACCGCGGGCTCGCCGCCGGCGCCGCGCCCCCGGACGGGACGCTGGTGACCCAGGGACTGACCGCCACGTCCCGCGACCCGCGCGTCGCCACCGAGAACTTCACCGCGGCCGGCGTGCTCGCGGTCGCGGGGCACCACGGTCGGGATCTCGGGTTCTTCGCGCAGAACCCGGCCGAAGCCGAAGTGGTCTTCCTGCCCGGCACCGTGTTCCGGCCGGTGCGGGCAGTCACCCTCGACGACGGGCAGCCCGTGGTGTTCGTCGAGGAGCTCCGCCCGGACGCAGCTGAGCCGGCCCCGCCGGCCGGGCTCCCGGCGAGCACCGACGAGCTCGTCAGCAGAGTCCGCGACGAGGTTGACGCCGCCCAACGGCGCCCGGCGGTCACTGTCACCAACCCGGGCAAGTTCGCCGGCGACCTGCGCTGACGCCCGCCCAGCCGCACCTGGGCATCGGTGTTCACCCGCCTTCGCCTCGGAGTGTCCCATCGCCGCTCACGCCGGTGCCGAATCTCGCCGCGACGTCGATAGAGCGGATCCGACGTCAATAACCCCTGCGGTGCTGCGGCGCCGGGCACCCGGGTCCACGCACGACTGCGGCCCTTGAGGTGCCCGCCGGGTTATCGAAGTGGGCACACAGTAAACCAGCGGCGCCGCCGTCCCTCACGCGGACGGCGGCGCCGCTGGTCAGTCAGACTCGGCTCGCGAACCTCAGTTGTACGAGCCGAAGTCGTAGTCCTCCAGGCGAACAGCCTCGCCGGAGCCCTGGCCGAACTCGTAGTCGGTGTAGTCGGCGCCGTAGTCGACCATGGAGTACATGGCCGCCTTGGCTTCCTCAGTCGGCTCGACCCGCAGGTTGCGGTAGCGGGGCAGACCCGTACCGGCCGGGATGAGCTTACCGAGGATGACGTTCTCCTTCAGACCGATCAGCGGGTCGGACTTGGCGTTGATGGCCGCCTCCGTGAGCACCCGGGTGGTCTCCTGGAACGACGCCGCCGACAGCCACGAGTCGGTGGCCAGCGACGCCTTCGTGATGCCCATCAGCTGCGGACGACCCGAGGCCGGCTGACCGCCCTCGGCCACCGCACGACGGTTCTCCTCCTCGAAGCGGGACCGCTCGACCAGTTCACCGGGGAGCAGGTCGGTGGTGCCGCTCTCGAGCACCGTGACCCGGCGCAGCATCTGCCGCACGATGATCTCGATGTGCTTGTCGTGGATGGACACACCCTGCGACCGGTAGACCTCCTGGACCTGGTCGGTCAGGAAGACCTGGACCGCCCGCTGGCCCTGGACCCGCAGCACGTCGTGCGGGTCGGCCGTACCGGAGTGCAGCAGTTCGCCGACGTCGACGCGGTCGCCGTCCTGGACACGCCACTGGGCGATGCCCGGGGCGCGCCGGTTGGTCCACTCGAACACACGGCGCGACAGCGGGAAGGACTGCTCGTCCGTGCCGTCGTCGGGGACGATGACGGCGTGGGCGCCCTTCGCGTCCTCCTCGATGCGGATCCGGCCGGAGACCTCCGACAGCGGAGCCTTGCCCTTCGGGGCACGCGCCTCGAACAGCTCGACCACACGCGGCAGACCGTGCGTGATGTCCTCACCGGCGACACCGCCGGTGTGGAACGTCCGCATGGTCAGCTGGGTACCGGGCTCACCGATGGACTGCGCGGCGATGATGCCGACGGCCTCGCCGACGTCGACCAGCTTGCCGGAGGCCAGCGACCGGCCGTAGCACATCGCGCAGACGCCGGTCTTGCTCTCGCAGGTCAGGACGCTGCGCACGCGGACTTGCTCGATGCCCGCGGCCGCCAGGCGGCCGATCTCGACATCGCCGAGGTCGTCACCGGCCGACGCCACCTTGGTGCCGTCCGCGGCCAGGACGTCCTCGGCCAGCGACCGCGCGTACACCGACGTCTCGACGTGCTCGTCGACCACGAGCTTGCCGTCGACACCGGCCGCCGCGATCGGCAGCGCCAGACCACGGTCGGTGCCACAGTCGACCTCGCGGATGATGACGTCCTGCGACACGTCCACCAGACGCCGGGTGAGGTACCCGGAGTCGGCGGTACGCAGCGCGGTGTCGGCCAGACCCTTACGAGCACCGTGCGTGGAGATGAAGAACTCGACCACGGACAGGCCCTCGCGGAAGCTCGCCTTGATCGGCCGCGGGATGGTCTCACCCTTCGGGTTGGCGACCAGTCCACGCATGCCGGCCAGCTGCCGGATCTGCATCCAGTTACCACGGGCACCGGAGGTGACCATGATGTCGATGGCGTTCTCCGAGGTGAACGACTCGCGCATCGCCACGTCGACGGCGTTCGTCGCGTCGGTCCAGATGTCGATGAGCTCCTCGCGCCGCTCGCCATCGGAGATGACACCGCGGGCGAAGTTGCGCTCGACCTTCTCGGCCTTGGCCTCGAAGCCCTCCAGGATCTGCGCCTTCGTGTCCGGCGCCACGACGTCGTCGAACGACACCGTCACACCCGACCGGGTGGCCCAGTGGAACCCGATCTCCTTCAGCGCGTCCAGTGTGGACGCGACCTGGATCTTCGGGTAACGCTCGGCGAGGTCGTTGACGATGCTGCCCAGCTGCTTCTTGTCGACGACGGCGTCGACGAACGGGTAGTCCCGCGGCAGCGCCTCGTTGAACAGCGCCCGGCCCAGCGTGGTGCGCAGCGTCAGCGGCTGCCCGGCTTCCCAGTCCTCGGGGACCTCGAAGCCCGCCGGCGGCACGACGTCATTCACCCGGATGGTGATCGGCGCCTGCAGCGACAGCTCACCGCGGTCGAACGCGGCGATGCCCTCGGCGACGGATGAGAACGCCCGGCCCTCGCCGATCTGGTCGCTGCGGTCGGAGGTCAGGAAGAAGATGCCCAGCACCATGTCCTGCGTCGGCATGGTCACCGGCCGGCCGTCGGCCGGCTTGAGGATGTTGTTGCTGGACAGCATCAGGACCCGGGCCTCGGCCTGCGCCTCGGCGGACAGCGGCAGGTGCACCGCCATCTGGTCGCCGTCGAAGTCGGCATTGAACGCCGTGCAGACCAGCGGGTGGATCTGGATCGCCTTGCCCTCGATGAGCTGCGGCTCGAACGCCTGGATGCCGAGACGGTGCAGCGTCGGCGCCCGGTTCAGCAGCACCGGGTGTTCGGCGATGACCTCCTCCAGCACGTCCCAGACGACCGGGCGGGCCCGCTCGACCATGCGCTTGGCGCTCTTGATGTTCTGCGCGTGCGACAGGTCGACCAGCCGCTTCATGACGAACGGCTTGAACAGCTCGATCGCCATGCCCTTGGGCAGGCCGCACTGGTGCAGCTTGAGCTGCGGGCCGACGACGATGACCGAACGGCCCGAGTAGTCGACGCGCTTACCCAGCAGGTTCTGACGGAACCGGCCCTGCTTGCCCTTGAGCATGTCGGAGATCGACTTCAGCGGACGGTTACCCGGCCCGGTGACCGGGCGGCCGCGGCGGCCGTTGTCGAACAGCGCGTCCACGGACTCCTGCAGCATCCGCTTCTCGTTGTTGACGATGATCTCCGGCGCACCCAGGTCGAGCAGCCGCTTGAGGCGGTTGTTCCGGTTGATCACGCGGCGGTACAGGTCGTTGAGGTCGCTGGTGGCGAACCGGCCACCGTCGAGCTGCACCATCGGGCGCAGGTCCGGCGGGATCACCGGGACCGCGTCCAGCACCATGCCGCGCGGGTCGTTGCGGGTGGTCAGGAACGGCGACACGACCTTGAGCCGCTTCAGCGCGCGGGTCTTCTTCTGACCCTTGCCGGTGCGGATCAGGTCACGCAGCTTCTCCGCCTCGGCCTCGAGGTCGAAGGTCTCGAGCCGCTCCTTGATCGCCTGGGCGCCCATGCCGCCGCGGAAGTACTGACCGAAGCGGTCGCGCATCTCGCGGTAGAGCATCTCGTCGCCCTCGAGGTCCTGGACCTTGAGGTTGCGGAAGCGGTCCCACACGGCGTTGAGCCGGTCGATCTCGGCATCCGCGCGCTTGCGCAGCTGGCTCATCTCCCGCTCGGCCGACTCCTTGACCTTGCGGCGAACGTCGCCCTTGGCGCCCTCGGCCTCGAGCTCGGCGAGGTCGGCCTCGAGCTTCTTGGCCCGCGCCTCGACGTCGGCGTCGCGGCGCTGCTCGACCTGCTTGCGCTCGACGTCGATCTGGCCCTCTAGCGAGGACAGGTCGCGGTGGCGCGCCTCCTCGTCGACCGAGGTGATCATGTAGGCGGCGAAGTAGATGACCTTCTCGAGGTCCTTCGGCGCGAGGTCGAGCAGGTACCCGAGCCGGGACGGCACACCCTTGAAGTACCAGATGTGCGTGACCGGCGCGGCCAGCTCGATGTGCCCCATCCGCTCCCGGCGCACCTTGGCGCGCGTGACCTCGACGCCACAGCGCTCACAGATGATGCCCTTGAAGCGGACGCGCTTGTACTTGCCGCAGTAGCACTCCCAGTCGCGGGTGGGGCCGAAGATCTTCTCGCAGAAGAGCCCGTCCTTCTCCGGCTTGAGGGTGCGGTAGTTGATGGTTTCCGGCTTCTTGACCTCGCCGTGCGACCACTCACGGATGTTGTCGGCGGTCGCGAGGCCGATGCGTAGCTCGTCGAAGAAGTTGACGTCGAGCACGTGTGTCCTTCTCTCAGATGTCGTCGTCAGGTCTTACGGGTGTGGCTGGCGGACGTGGGAGGCCGTCGCGAGGCGGCCTCCCACCACCCGTCAGACCTCTTCGACGCTGCTCGGCTCGCGCCGTGACAGGTCGATACCGAGTTCTTCAGCAGCGCGGAAGACGTCTTCGTCGGTCTCTCGCATCTCGATCTGGGAACCGTCGCTGGAGAGCACTTCGACGTTGAGGCACAACGCCTGCATCTCCTTGAAGAGCACCTTGAACGACTCGGGAATCCCCGACTCGGGGATGTTCTCACCCTTGACGATGGCCTCGTAGACCTTGACCCGGCCGGGAACGTCGTCGGACTTGATGGTGAGCAGCTCCTGCAGCGCGTACGCCGCGCCGTAGGCCTGCAGCGCCCAGACCTCCATCTCGCCGAAGCGCTGGCCGCCGAACTGCGCCTTACCACCCAGCGGCTGCTGGGTGACCATCGAGTACGGACCCGTGGACCGGGCGTGGATCTTGTCGTCCACATGGTGGTTGAGCTTCAGGATGTACATGTAGCCCACCGCCACCGGCTTCGGGAACGGCTCACCGGACCGGCCGTCGAACAGCTGCGCCTTGCCGTCGCCGCCCACGAGGCGGACGCCGTCGCGGGTCTTCAGCGTGGAGGCCAGCAGGCCGGCGATCTCGTCCTCGCGGGCACCGTCGAACACCGGTGTCGCCACCTTGGTGTTGGCCGGCGCCTCGGCGGCACCGATCCCCCGCAGGCGGGTCTTCCACTCCTCGTCGTCGCCCTCGACCTGCCAGCCGGTCTTGGCCACCCACCCGAGGTGGGTCTCCATGACCTGGCCGAGGTTCATCCGGCTGGGCACACCCAGCGGGTTGAGGACCATGTCGACCGGGGTGCCGTCCTCGAGGAACGGCATGTCCTCGACTGGGAGGATCTTGGCGATGACGCCCTTGTTGCCGTGGCGGCCGGCCAGCTTGTCGCCGTCCTGGATCTTGCGCATCTGCGCGATGTAGACGCGGACCAGCTGGTTGACGCCCGGCGGGAGCTCGTCGCCCTCGTCGCGGTCGAACACCCGCACGCCGATGACCTTGCCGGACTCGCCGTGGGGCACCTTCAGCGAAGTGTCGCGCACCTCGCGCGCCTTCTCGCCGAAGATGGCCCGCAGCAGCCGCTCCTCCGGCGTCAGCTCGGTCTCGCCCTTGGGCGTGACCTTGCCGACCAGGATGTCGCCGTTGGTGACCTCCGCGCCGATCCGGATGATGCCGCGCTCGTCGAGGTCTGCGAGGACCTCGTCGGACACGTTCGGGATGTCGCGGGTGATCTCCTCCGGGCCCAGCTTGGTGTCGCGGGCGTCGACCTCGTGCTCCTCGATCTTGATCGACGTGAGGACGTCGTCCTGGATCAGGCGCTGGGAGATGACGATGGCGTCCTCGTAGTTGTGCCCCTCCCAGGACATGAACGCCACCAGCAGG
It encodes:
- a CDS encoding DNA-directed RNA polymerase subunit beta' — protein: MLDVNFFDELRIGLATADNIREWSHGEVKKPETINYRTLKPEKDGLFCEKIFGPTRDWECYCGKYKRVRFKGIICERCGVEVTRAKVRRERMGHIELAAPVTHIWYFKGVPSRLGYLLDLAPKDLEKVIYFAAYMITSVDEEARHRDLSSLEGQIDVERKQVEQRRDADVEARAKKLEADLAELEAEGAKGDVRRKVKESAEREMSQLRKRADAEIDRLNAVWDRFRNLKVQDLEGDEMLYREMRDRFGQYFRGGMGAQAIKERLETFDLEAEAEKLRDLIRTGKGQKKTRALKRLKVVSPFLTTRNDPRGMVLDAVPVIPPDLRPMVQLDGGRFATSDLNDLYRRVINRNNRLKRLLDLGAPEIIVNNEKRMLQESVDALFDNGRRGRPVTGPGNRPLKSISDMLKGKQGRFRQNLLGKRVDYSGRSVIVVGPQLKLHQCGLPKGMAIELFKPFVMKRLVDLSHAQNIKSAKRMVERARPVVWDVLEEVIAEHPVLLNRAPTLHRLGIQAFEPQLIEGKAIQIHPLVCTAFNADFDGDQMAVHLPLSAEAQAEARVLMLSSNNILKPADGRPVTMPTQDMVLGIFFLTSDRSDQIGEGRAFSSVAEGIAAFDRGELSLQAPITIRVNDVVPPAGFEVPEDWEAGQPLTLRTTLGRALFNEALPRDYPFVDAVVDKKQLGSIVNDLAERYPKIQVASTLDALKEIGFHWATRSGVTVSFDDVVAPDTKAQILEGFEAKAEKVERNFARGVISDGERREELIDIWTDATNAVDVAMRESFTSENAIDIMVTSGARGNWMQIRQLAGMRGLVANPKGETIPRPIKASFREGLSVVEFFISTHGARKGLADTALRTADSGYLTRRLVDVSQDVIIREVDCGTDRGLALPIAAAGVDGKLVVDEHVETSVYARSLAEDVLAADGTKVASAGDDLGDVEIGRLAAAGIEQVRVRSVLTCESKTGVCAMCYGRSLASGKLVDVGEAVGIIAAQSIGEPGTQLTMRTFHTGGVAGEDITHGLPRVVELFEARAPKGKAPLSEVSGRIRIEEDAKGAHAVIVPDDGTDEQSFPLSRRVFEWTNRRAPGIAQWRVQDGDRVDVGELLHSGTADPHDVLRVQGQRAVQVFLTDQVQEVYRSQGVSIHDKHIEIIVRQMLRRVTVLESGTTDLLPGELVERSRFEEENRRAVAEGGQPASGRPQLMGITKASLATDSWLSAASFQETTRVLTEAAINAKSDPLIGLKENVILGKLIPAGTGLPRYRNLRVEPTEEAKAAMYSMVDYGADYTDYEFGQGSGEAVRLEDYDFGSYN